In a genomic window of Polycladomyces abyssicola:
- a CDS encoding NADP-dependent oxidoreductase, whose product MATETNQQILLVKRPKGMPNEEHFQLVEGPIPQPGEGEVLVRTLYLSVDPYMRGRMSDRKSYVPPYPLNEVVTGGVVGEVVQSRAADLKEGDIVLAHYGWQKYAAVKSNQVRKLNPDLAPISTALGVLGMPGLTAYFGMLEIGRPQPGETVVVSGAAGAVGTVAAQIAKIKGCRVVGIAGSDTKIRYLLDELDLDAAINYRTTPNLKKALAEACPNGVDIYFDNVGGEISDAVISLLNHGARIPLCGQISLYNLEKPDIGPRIQPQLLITSALMKGFIVTDYADRFEEGTRQLAQWLRNGQLKYTEHIVEGFENTVKAFLGLFTGENLGKQLVKVAEPTKSSA is encoded by the coding sequence ATGGCCACGGAAACCAATCAACAAATCCTGTTGGTAAAAAGACCCAAGGGCATGCCGAATGAGGAACATTTTCAGCTGGTTGAAGGGCCAATTCCTCAGCCGGGAGAGGGAGAAGTTCTCGTTCGTACCTTGTACTTGTCCGTCGATCCCTATATGCGGGGCAGAATGAGCGATCGAAAATCGTATGTGCCACCTTATCCGCTCAACGAAGTCGTCACCGGCGGGGTGGTGGGTGAAGTGGTGCAGTCGCGAGCAGCGGATCTGAAAGAAGGAGACATCGTGCTTGCTCACTACGGTTGGCAGAAATATGCCGCTGTCAAGAGCAATCAAGTGAGAAAGTTGAATCCGGACCTCGCTCCGATTTCCACCGCTCTCGGTGTATTGGGAATGCCAGGTCTCACCGCATATTTCGGCATGCTGGAGATCGGGAGACCGCAACCCGGAGAGACCGTCGTCGTTTCAGGTGCGGCCGGGGCAGTTGGCACAGTTGCGGCACAAATCGCCAAGATCAAAGGCTGTCGGGTGGTGGGCATTGCCGGTTCTGATACGAAGATTCGATATCTGTTGGACGAGCTGGATTTGGATGCAGCGATCAACTATCGAACCACACCAAATTTGAAAAAGGCATTGGCCGAAGCGTGTCCAAACGGTGTTGACATTTATTTTGACAATGTGGGCGGCGAAATTTCGGACGCGGTCATTTCGCTTCTCAATCACGGTGCCCGCATTCCCTTGTGCGGACAAATCTCTCTGTACAATTTGGAGAAACCGGACATCGGCCCGCGCATTCAACCTCAATTGCTGATTACCAGTGCATTGATGAAAGGGTTTATCGTGACGGACTATGCGGATCGCTTCGAAGAAGGGACCCGGCAGTTGGCGCAGTGGCTGAGGAACGGGCAACTGAAATACACGGAACATATCGTGGAAGGTTTCGAAAATACCGTTAAAGCATTCTTGGGCCTGTTTACCGGAGAAAACTTGGGTAAACAGCTGGTGAAAGTGGCCGAACCCACGAAGTCATCTGCATAA
- a CDS encoding histidine kinase dimerization/phospho-acceptor domain-containing protein, with protein sequence MSASVSWISHQGQMEIDRLAVSFNGMLERLESAFTAEKEAKEQMRRFIADASHELRTPLTSIRGFLEVLLRGNVTSQP encoded by the coding sequence TTGAGCGCGTCGGTCAGCTGGATTTCCCACCAAGGCCAAATGGAAATCGACCGACTGGCAGTCTCTTTTAACGGGATGCTGGAACGATTGGAATCTGCGTTTACCGCAGAAAAAGAAGCAAAAGAGCAAATGCGCCGCTTTATCGCGGACGCTTCACATGAACTTCGAACGCCATTGACTTCCATTCGCGGTTTTTTGGAAGTGTTGCTTCGTGGGAATGTAACCTCACAACCCTAA
- a CDS encoding YheC/YheD family protein, with protein MTNDPKHVVSIGTLKGNSTYRNNSVSLPKELFHQYPSISKLKIGQRKKKVHFFQNNTQNTVLLTRDILKKCGLYPRIKCNLKVENDTLWFGPLVGVFTSIGYIRYLKEQRPSFRSIELEKANRDAKTVLFYFSIKDISFKKKTISGTSFNVRRGQWERRTYPFPDVLYDRGSGRATQKEKHVIARQQLSQFPISKINAQHYFDKWDLHEKLIQCNEMKPYLPETKLYDFHELEKMLKKHSTIYLKSAIGSMGRRVMRLTKDSHYNFSCFREELQTGTLDKLDDIHSVIEQFFGVDKIIMQQGIDLFKINNRNVDMRATVQRNGSDDLVINSIAVRIGIEGSPVTSSRSGSNVQRLDEFLENYGYHFSSDVKERIEKFLFQTYRCIENVYGPFGEMGIDFGLDNKGNVYFIESNSKPAKDTLYKSHDKNTIRNAFLNPLEYAKYLTKF; from the coding sequence ATGACAAATGACCCGAAACATGTGGTTTCAATAGGCACCTTGAAAGGAAACTCTACTTATCGAAACAACTCAGTTTCTCTCCCTAAAGAATTATTCCATCAATATCCATCTATATCCAAACTAAAAATCGGTCAACGGAAAAAGAAGGTACACTTTTTTCAAAATAACACTCAAAACACCGTCCTGTTAACAAGAGATATTTTAAAGAAATGTGGGCTTTATCCGAGAATAAAGTGCAATTTAAAAGTTGAAAATGATACTTTATGGTTTGGGCCGCTGGTCGGTGTGTTCACATCCATTGGATATATTCGGTATTTAAAAGAACAACGCCCCTCCTTTCGATCAATAGAACTAGAAAAAGCCAATCGTGACGCAAAAACCGTGTTGTTTTATTTTTCTATCAAGGACATTAGTTTTAAAAAGAAAACCATTTCGGGAACCAGTTTCAACGTACGGAGAGGTCAATGGGAAAGGAGGACCTATCCTTTCCCCGATGTGTTGTATGATCGTGGATCTGGAAGGGCCACACAAAAGGAAAAACATGTAATCGCACGTCAGCAATTAAGTCAATTTCCTATTTCAAAAATTAACGCTCAGCATTATTTTGACAAATGGGATCTACATGAGAAGTTGATCCAGTGCAATGAAATGAAGCCATATCTTCCTGAAACCAAACTTTATGATTTCCATGAACTTGAGAAAATGTTGAAGAAGCATTCCACTATATATTTAAAGTCAGCCATTGGTAGCATGGGTCGCAGGGTTATGCGGCTCACAAAAGATTCCCACTATAATTTTAGTTGTTTTAGAGAAGAATTGCAAACAGGTACACTCGATAAACTCGATGATATTCACTCCGTGATTGAACAATTTTTTGGTGTGGATAAAATCATTATGCAACAAGGAATCGATTTATTTAAAATCAATAACAGAAACGTAGACATGCGCGCAACCGTTCAGAGAAATGGATCAGATGATCTGGTCATTAATTCCATTGCCGTGCGTATTGGGATTGAAGGATCTCCGGTCACCAGTTCCCGAAGTGGATCCAACGTTCAGCGATTAGATGAGTTCCTTGAAAATTATGGATATCATTTTTCTTCTGATGTTAAAGAGCGTATAGAGAAATTCCTTTTTCAAACGTACCGCTGTATCGAAAATGTTTATGGTCCCTTTGGTGAAATGGGGATTGATTTTGGTTTGGACAACAAAGGTAACGTTTATTTCATAGAGTCCAATTCCAAGCCAGCAAAAGACACTCTGTATAAATCCCATGACAAAAATACGATTCGAAATGCCTTCCTAAACCCCCTGGAATATGCTAAATACCTCACCAAATTTTGA
- a CDS encoding GNAT family N-acetyltransferase, whose product MIDNIVIRDATIDDLPAIVDIYNSTVSVRMATADTEPVTVQSKEQWFYEHSPHFRPLWVAEYKGKILGWLSFQSFYGRPAYHATAEVSIYIHPESRKKGLGTHLLEKAIAECPRLKIKTLLGFIFGHNEPSLKLFKRFGFEKWGHLPSVAELDGIERDLVIVGKRVTP is encoded by the coding sequence ATGATTGACAATATCGTGATCCGGGACGCCACCATCGATGATTTGCCGGCCATCGTCGACATTTACAATTCCACGGTGAGCGTACGAATGGCCACGGCAGACACCGAACCGGTCACTGTGCAAAGCAAGGAACAATGGTTTTACGAACATTCCCCACACTTCAGGCCGCTTTGGGTTGCGGAATATAAAGGGAAAATACTCGGCTGGTTGAGTTTTCAATCGTTTTACGGCAGGCCGGCCTACCATGCTACCGCCGAAGTGAGCATCTACATTCATCCGGAAAGCAGAAAAAAGGGATTGGGCACTCATTTGCTGGAAAAGGCGATCGCGGAGTGTCCGCGGCTGAAAATCAAGACATTGCTCGGTTTCATCTTCGGGCACAATGAACCCAGCCTGAAGCTGTTTAAACGGTTCGGATTTGAAAAATGGGGCCACCTCCCATCTGTCGCCGAACTGGACGGAATCGAACGGGATTTAGTGATTGTCGGGAAAAGAGTGACTCCTTAA
- a CDS encoding sensor histidine kinase gives MRTTFDRDRIKQVILNLFQNAVQLTDPNDGTIHVSLDRKPAGVMLSVQDNGPGIPEEHLPHLFERFYRIDTSRTRKSGGAGLGLAITKSIVEIHGGRVQVESKPGEGARFSVFLPADHQQRETTNREEPGRVT, from the coding sequence GTGCGAACCACTTTCGATCGGGATCGAATCAAACAAGTCATCTTGAATCTGTTCCAAAATGCCGTACAGCTCACCGACCCAAATGATGGTACGATCCATGTTTCTTTGGATCGGAAACCTGCAGGCGTCATGCTCAGTGTACAGGATAACGGCCCCGGAATACCTGAAGAGCATCTGCCTCATCTATTTGAACGCTTTTATCGGATAGATACCTCTCGCACACGGAAATCCGGCGGAGCAGGACTTGGCCTCGCCATCACGAAATCAATTGTGGAGATTCACGGTGGCAGGGTACAGGTAGAGAGCAAACCAGGAGAAGGAGCCCGTTTTTCGGTCTTTCTGCCCGCAGACCATCAACAGAGAGAGACAACCAATCGGGAAGAACCCGGCCGGGTCACCTGA
- the ptsG gene encoding glucose-specific PTS transporter subunit IIBC, whose protein sequence is MFKQAFGKLQRVGRALMLPVAILPAAGLLLGLGNKNVLNIPIMEHAGGIIFENLALLFAVGVAIGLANSEGTAGLAAVIGYLIMNVTMGEMAKAFGGHNVETVKVLGIDTLQTGVFGGIIIGMLAAYLYNRFHDIELPPFLGFFGGKRFVPIVTAVSSFLLGVAFFYIWPPIQHGIDVVSHVVTTQNTALAAFIFGVIERSLIPFGLHHIFYAPFWFEFGSFKTATGQIVHGDVQRFFAGDPTAGTFMSGKFPFMMFGLPAAALAIYHEARPEKKKVVGGIMLSAALTSFLTGITEPIEFSFLFVAPALYVVHCLFAGISFMLMDILGVKAGMTFSGGFIDYLLYWNLDTKPWLIIPVGLVFAVVYYFGFRFAIRKWNLKTPGREDEDEAGEGSNASARGGAELAQGVLEALGDKENITHLDACITRLRVSVADPQKVDQNRLKKLGASGVLVMGNHLQVIFGPRSELIKEQMKQIMAGKKPSEIKAEKEEKEISQGQSETSVTTGDESFVAPMTGKLMPITEVPDQVFSQKMMGDGFAIEPTEGVVVSPVEGEIVNVFPTKHAIGIRSVGGHEILIHVGIDTVNLQGKGFESFISEGDKVKPGQKLLEVDLDYIKENATSIITPIVFTNLQEGQSVNLNKTEVQYGEEDIVTVK, encoded by the coding sequence ATGTTTAAGCAGGCGTTTGGGAAACTGCAACGTGTCGGTCGAGCGCTGATGCTTCCCGTCGCAATTTTGCCCGCGGCCGGGTTGCTGTTGGGGCTCGGGAACAAAAATGTGTTGAACATCCCGATCATGGAGCATGCGGGCGGCATCATCTTTGAAAACCTGGCTCTGCTGTTCGCTGTCGGGGTGGCGATTGGTCTGGCCAACAGCGAAGGAACCGCCGGTTTGGCTGCGGTGATCGGTTACCTTATCATGAACGTCACCATGGGGGAAATGGCCAAGGCATTCGGCGGTCATAACGTGGAAACAGTGAAGGTATTGGGAATCGACACCCTGCAGACAGGTGTGTTCGGTGGGATTATCATCGGTATGTTGGCGGCATATTTATATAACCGCTTTCATGACATTGAACTGCCGCCGTTCCTCGGATTTTTCGGCGGAAAGCGGTTTGTGCCGATTGTGACGGCCGTCTCGTCGTTCCTGCTCGGCGTGGCCTTCTTCTACATCTGGCCCCCGATCCAGCACGGAATCGACGTGGTGTCCCATGTCGTCACCACGCAAAATACAGCCTTGGCGGCATTCATTTTCGGTGTGATTGAACGTTCCTTGATTCCATTCGGATTGCATCATATCTTCTACGCTCCGTTCTGGTTTGAATTCGGTAGTTTCAAAACCGCAACCGGTCAAATCGTTCACGGAGACGTACAGCGTTTCTTTGCGGGTGACCCGACAGCGGGAACGTTTATGTCCGGGAAATTCCCGTTCATGATGTTCGGTCTGCCGGCAGCTGCGTTGGCGATCTACCACGAAGCGCGGCCGGAGAAGAAAAAAGTGGTCGGCGGGATCATGCTGTCTGCTGCGCTGACCTCGTTCCTGACAGGGATCACGGAGCCGATCGAGTTCTCGTTCTTGTTCGTGGCGCCGGCTCTGTACGTGGTTCACTGTCTGTTCGCCGGTATTTCCTTCATGCTGATGGACATTCTGGGCGTGAAGGCCGGAATGACATTCTCCGGTGGGTTTATCGACTACCTGTTGTACTGGAATCTGGACACTAAACCGTGGTTGATCATCCCGGTGGGATTGGTGTTTGCGGTTGTATACTACTTCGGGTTCCGCTTTGCCATCCGCAAATGGAACCTCAAAACGCCGGGGCGTGAAGATGAAGATGAAGCTGGAGAAGGAAGCAATGCTTCGGCCCGGGGTGGCGCCGAATTGGCCCAAGGTGTGCTGGAGGCGCTGGGTGACAAAGAGAACATCACTCACCTGGATGCTTGTATCACCCGGTTGCGTGTCTCCGTGGCTGATCCGCAGAAAGTGGACCAAAATCGGCTGAAAAAACTGGGTGCCTCCGGTGTATTGGTGATGGGGAACCATTTGCAAGTGATCTTTGGTCCCCGTTCTGAGTTGATCAAGGAACAGATGAAGCAAATCATGGCCGGCAAAAAACCGTCGGAAATCAAAGCGGAAAAAGAGGAAAAGGAAATTTCACAAGGACAGTCCGAAACTTCCGTGACTACGGGAGATGAGTCCTTCGTCGCTCCGATGACCGGTAAGCTGATGCCGATCACCGAAGTGCCGGATCAGGTATTCTCCCAAAAAATGATGGGGGACGGATTTGCGATTGAACCGACGGAAGGTGTCGTGGTATCTCCGGTTGAAGGGGAAATCGTCAACGTCTTCCCGACCAAACACGCCATCGGTATCCGTTCCGTGGGTGGTCACGAAATCCTGATTCACGTCGGGATTGACACTGTCAACCTGCAAGGGAAAGGCTTTGAAAGCTTCATCTCCGAAGGGGACAAAGTGAAACCGGGACAAAAACTGCTGGAAGTGGATCTGGACTATATCAAAGAAAACGCCACTTCCATCATCACCCCGATCGTTTTCACCAACTTGCAGGAAGGTCAATCGGTCAACCTGAACAAAACAGAAGTCCAATACGGTGAAGAAGACATCGTGACGGTGAAGTAA
- a CDS encoding peptide MFS transporter produces the protein MKATLKVGHQPKKGPVQLPKQKHPPGLYLLFFTEMWERFSYYGMRAILTLYLTTALISGGLGFEEGLAASIYGFYTGACYFTPLVGGYLTDRFIGRRLAITIGGITMALGNFVLFAEQSRWGLYLGLALLILGNGFFKPNISTLVGDLYDKNDKRRDSAFTIFYMGINLGALFAPLVCGYLAEDFFKTTVNGLVHYGFKYGFLAASIGMILGQVAFNALANRYLGDIGKKPTSNKTPLKKEGIQPKAPLTKQEKRRTAAILILAVFVVFFWAGFEQAGTSLTLYTQYFIDRQVFGWEVPISWFQSVNPLFIILMAPIISMLWVKLANTKWGDLAIPTKMGLGMILLGLGYMVLVLAVLQTGSDEHHIEHKAHLLFIVVTYLFHTLGELFLSPVGLSMVSRIAPAKLASLLMGVWLASTGIANILSGQLAAFTQTLGYLEVFGLIGIMAIFFGFILLLISKKLVKMMD, from the coding sequence TTGAAAGCAACACTAAAAGTCGGACATCAGCCAAAAAAAGGGCCCGTACAACTGCCTAAACAGAAACATCCGCCGGGTTTATACCTGCTCTTCTTTACAGAGATGTGGGAAAGATTCAGTTACTATGGGATGAGAGCAATCCTAACCTTATACTTAACCACCGCGTTGATCAGCGGCGGTCTTGGTTTTGAAGAAGGTTTGGCCGCATCTATCTATGGATTTTATACAGGAGCTTGCTATTTCACACCATTAGTGGGAGGATATCTAACCGACCGATTTATCGGCAGAAGGCTTGCCATTACCATCGGCGGGATTACCATGGCGCTCGGAAACTTTGTTTTGTTTGCCGAGCAAAGCAGATGGGGCTTATATCTGGGACTGGCTTTACTGATCCTCGGAAACGGCTTCTTTAAACCAAATATCTCCACTCTTGTCGGTGATTTATATGATAAAAATGATAAAAGAAGGGATTCCGCTTTTACCATTTTCTATATGGGCATTAACCTCGGGGCACTATTCGCACCGCTGGTCTGTGGCTACCTGGCGGAAGATTTCTTTAAAACGACGGTAAACGGGCTGGTTCATTACGGTTTCAAATATGGATTTTTGGCCGCTTCCATCGGGATGATTCTCGGTCAAGTCGCATTTAACGCTTTAGCGAACCGTTATCTTGGCGATATTGGAAAGAAACCGACCAGCAACAAGACACCATTGAAAAAAGAGGGTATTCAACCAAAAGCACCGTTGACCAAACAAGAAAAGAGAAGAACAGCAGCAATTCTCATCTTGGCTGTCTTCGTTGTTTTCTTCTGGGCCGGTTTTGAACAAGCAGGAACCTCACTCACTCTCTATACGCAATATTTTATCGATAGACAGGTCTTTGGTTGGGAAGTCCCGATCTCCTGGTTCCAATCCGTCAATCCGTTATTTATCATCCTAATGGCACCGATTATTTCTATGCTGTGGGTCAAGCTAGCCAATACAAAATGGGGAGATCTGGCCATTCCTACCAAAATGGGACTGGGTATGATCCTTCTCGGCTTAGGTTATATGGTTTTGGTATTGGCCGTACTGCAAACAGGTAGCGATGAACATCATATTGAGCATAAAGCTCACTTATTATTCATCGTTGTTACCTACCTGTTCCACACGCTTGGCGAGTTGTTCTTGTCACCTGTAGGATTATCCATGGTGAGCCGGATCGCTCCGGCCAAACTGGCGTCACTTCTAATGGGTGTATGGTTGGCTAGTACCGGCATTGCCAATATTTTAAGTGGTCAATTAGCTGCATTCACTCAAACGTTAGGGTACTTAGAAGTGTTTGGCTTGATAGGGATAATGGCGATCTTCTTTGGTTTCATCCTGCTGCTCATTTCCAAGAAATTGGTTAAAATGATGGATTAG
- the glcT gene encoding glucose PTS transporter transcription antiterminator GlcT produces the protein MKDAFIIKKTLNNNVVIATHPSYDEVVLIGKGIGFRKNPGDVIEREAVEKCFTLIDKKEQEQYKELVSQVDERLIELMNDAVRLIQKRFQTPLSEHIHVALTDHVGFALKRLEQGLEFNNPFLIETQALYEKEFEVAEEIVDMISNRLGVELPASETGFIALHIHSAVTRRHLAEIRQHSRLIMKLISIVESSLNIRIDRKSLDYLRMITHLRYAIERTMRGEDVSIPEGFEELLQTQYPVCYNLAWKLAKVMERTLNRPVHPAEISYLTLHLQRLTHKN, from the coding sequence GTGAAGGACGCATTTATCATCAAAAAAACCTTGAACAACAACGTGGTCATCGCAACACATCCTTCGTATGACGAAGTGGTGTTGATCGGGAAAGGGATCGGGTTCCGCAAAAATCCGGGGGATGTGATTGAGCGGGAAGCTGTGGAGAAATGCTTCACCCTGATCGACAAAAAGGAACAAGAGCAGTACAAAGAGTTGGTTTCCCAAGTGGACGAGCGTCTGATCGAATTAATGAATGACGCCGTCCGGTTGATTCAGAAGCGTTTTCAAACGCCGCTTTCCGAACACATCCACGTCGCGCTGACCGACCACGTCGGTTTTGCGTTGAAACGGTTGGAGCAGGGTTTGGAGTTCAACAATCCCTTTCTCATCGAAACCCAGGCATTGTATGAAAAGGAGTTTGAGGTGGCCGAGGAAATTGTGGACATGATCAGTAATCGCTTGGGTGTAGAATTGCCTGCCAGTGAAACCGGTTTTATCGCACTTCACATTCACAGTGCAGTAACACGGCGCCACTTGGCGGAAATCAGACAGCACTCGCGGTTGATCATGAAATTGATCAGCATTGTCGAATCCTCCCTCAATATCCGCATCGATCGAAAAAGCCTTGATTACTTGCGCATGATCACGCATTTGCGTTATGCTATCGAACGGACGATGCGAGGAGAGGATGTCAGTATTCCCGAAGGCTTTGAAGAACTGTTGCAAACGCAATACCCGGTGTGTTATAATCTGGCTTGGAAATTGGCCAAGGTGATGGAACGTACATTAAATCGTCCCGTTCACCCGGCTGAAATCAGCTATTTGACGTTGCATCTGCAGAGATTGACGCACAAAAACTAA
- a CDS encoding peptide ABC transporter substrate-binding protein has product MKKGVSLLVIFCLSLAAAGCSWVPETLNGVEAAEEGQVLNMVENTEPVNLDTAKYIDESSAKIITNVMEGLMRLDADNRPQPAIAADFPEISPDRKTYIFHLREAYWSDGEPVTAYDFEYAWKRALDPKTKNEYAYIFYPILNAEEYHTGKAKAESVGVQAIDEHTLKVRLKSPTPYFLSLLSFISYMPQRKDVVEKYGDQYARDADKMVYNGPFVLSKWEHEQGYQFAKNVEYWDKDNVRLSRVNVKIVPQSDKAIRLYMSDQVDVVPLRNKLVDVFQPSKEFVSTTSGTVNFLRFNVQNEFLSNRNIRKAITLVLDREELTHDVLKIGTPAYAMVPPTIHGYEGFFRELADRQQGKLVYYDVNAAKEALQKGMAELGMDKLPVLKLLVYEDDRKIVALYVQEQLEKYLGIPVEISVEPAKKKAKLEMNRKFDMSIFRWTADYDDPITFLDLWETKNGLNFGRWTNPRFDRIIEQSRDMTDYQLRNKSLIEAEKLLLQDYAAAPLYYENNVFFMQKSYVKNMVHHPVGAAYSLKWVEIRKK; this is encoded by the coding sequence ATGAAAAAAGGGGTATCATTACTTGTCATTTTCTGCTTGAGTCTGGCGGCGGCGGGATGCAGTTGGGTACCCGAAACGTTGAATGGCGTTGAAGCGGCGGAAGAGGGACAGGTGTTGAATATGGTGGAAAACACGGAGCCTGTGAATCTGGACACCGCCAAATATATCGACGAAAGTTCTGCCAAAATCATCACCAATGTGATGGAAGGATTAATGCGGCTGGATGCAGACAACCGTCCCCAACCCGCAATAGCGGCTGATTTTCCCGAAATCAGTCCCGATCGAAAGACCTATATCTTTCATTTGAGAGAGGCGTACTGGAGCGACGGGGAGCCAGTGACGGCCTATGACTTTGAGTATGCATGGAAACGGGCACTTGATCCAAAGACCAAAAACGAGTATGCCTATATATTCTATCCTATATTGAATGCCGAAGAATATCACACGGGTAAAGCGAAAGCCGAGAGTGTCGGCGTACAAGCAATAGACGAACACACCTTGAAGGTACGTTTGAAGAGTCCCACTCCGTATTTTCTCAGCTTGCTGTCATTTATCAGTTACATGCCGCAGAGGAAAGACGTGGTAGAAAAGTATGGAGACCAGTATGCCCGGGACGCGGACAAAATGGTGTACAACGGACCTTTTGTGCTGTCGAAATGGGAACATGAACAAGGTTATCAGTTCGCAAAAAATGTGGAGTATTGGGATAAGGACAATGTGCGGCTGAGCCGGGTCAATGTGAAGATCGTCCCACAATCCGACAAGGCGATTCGTTTGTATATGTCTGATCAAGTGGATGTGGTCCCGCTGAGAAACAAACTTGTGGATGTGTTCCAACCTTCGAAAGAATTTGTTTCAACGACCAGTGGCACCGTCAATTTTTTGAGGTTCAACGTGCAAAATGAGTTTTTGTCGAACCGAAATATTCGGAAGGCCATCACACTGGTACTTGACCGAGAAGAACTAACTCATGACGTGTTAAAGATCGGAACTCCTGCATATGCAATGGTTCCACCGACCATTCACGGATATGAGGGGTTTTTTCGTGAGCTTGCGGATCGTCAACAGGGCAAATTGGTTTATTATGATGTGAATGCGGCGAAGGAAGCGCTGCAAAAAGGGATGGCGGAATTGGGCATGGATAAACTGCCCGTGTTGAAATTGCTCGTCTACGAAGATGACAGAAAAATAGTGGCGTTGTATGTGCAGGAACAATTGGAAAAGTACCTGGGTATCCCCGTAGAAATCTCAGTAGAACCAGCCAAGAAAAAAGCGAAATTGGAAATGAACAGGAAGTTTGATATGAGTATTTTCCGATGGACGGCGGACTATGACGATCCCATAACATTCCTGGATTTGTGGGAAACGAAAAACGGCCTGAATTTCGGTAGATGGACCAATCCCCGTTTCGACCGGATTATCGAGCAGTCGAGAGATATGACGGATTATCAACTGCGCAACAAAAGCCTGATCGAGGCTGAAAAGCTGTTGCTTCAGGATTATGCTGCTGCACCTCTGTACTATGAGAACAATGTCTTTTTTATGCAAAAGAGTTATGTGAAAAACATGGTACACCATCCAGTAGGGGCGGCGTATTCATTGAAATGGGTGGAAATCCGCAAGAAATAG